A region from the Pelagovum pacificum genome encodes:
- a CDS encoding nucleotidyltransferase family protein → MTPNAALFFAAGFGTRMGELTRNRPKPLIEVGGTTLLDHALSLGEAAGLGPIVVNAHYRAEMIETHLAGRDLRVLHEADRILETGGGLRNALPLLGPGPVFTMNTDSAWRGPNPFELLRAAWRPDRMEALLLCIPKENAQGHTGKGDFLFDGEGRIAYGPGPVYSGAQIVDPAGLADIGEDVFSMRLLWDRLIERGTAYGLLYPGDWCDVGRPDGLPLAEAILR, encoded by the coding sequence GTGACCCCCAATGCAGCCCTTTTCTTCGCCGCAGGGTTCGGCACCCGTATGGGCGAGCTGACCCGAAACCGGCCCAAACCCCTGATCGAGGTCGGCGGGACGACCCTTCTCGACCATGCGTTGTCGCTGGGCGAAGCCGCCGGTCTCGGTCCCATCGTGGTGAACGCCCATTACCGGGCCGAGATGATCGAGACTCACCTCGCCGGGCGCGACCTCCGGGTCTTGCACGAGGCCGACCGCATCCTCGAGACCGGCGGCGGCCTGCGCAATGCGCTGCCCCTGCTTGGCCCCGGCCCTGTTTTCACGATGAACACCGATTCCGCCTGGCGCGGCCCCAACCCGTTCGAGCTCCTGCGCGCCGCGTGGCGGCCCGACCGGATGGAAGCGCTGCTGCTTTGCATCCCGAAGGAGAACGCACAGGGCCACACCGGCAAGGGTGACTTCCTGTTCGACGGTGAGGGGCGCATCGCCTATGGTCCGGGTCCGGTCTATTCCGGCGCGCAGATCGTCGATCCCGCCGGACTGGCAGACATCGGGGAGGACGTGTTTTCCATGCGACTGCTCTGGGACAGGCTGATCGAGCGCGGTACGGCCTACGGTCTGCTCTATCCCGGTGACTGGTGCGACGTGGGCCGGCCCGATGGCCTGCCCCTCGCCGAAGCGATCCTGCGATGA
- a CDS encoding PD-(D/E)XK nuclease family protein codes for MIFPESTGPRVFALPPGVDFGTELVRGLRERSSHLPPEHVARIELYLNTRRMQRRIRDVYDAGPPMLLPRLRLVTDLALAPVPGLTPPVGKMQRRLEIVRLVAALLDADPTLAPRSALFDLADSLSGLLDEMQGEGVDPDTLRQLDVSDQSEHWQRTLTFLNIVEPYFAGAVGAEARQRAAVERLSAQWTEAPPGQPMLIAGSTGSRGATAMFMEAVARLPQGAIVLPGFDFDLPRSVWESMTDGMSAEDHPQYRFRALFDRLGLSRRDVEPWTDAEPASASRNRLISLSLRPAPVTDAWQIEGPELRDIEGATSRVTLIEAPSPRSEAETIALVMRDAVEQGRSVSLISPDRMLTRQVEAALDRWLIVPDDSAGQPLSQTPTGRFLRHVGGLLTHRLTSEALLTLLKHPLCHGGSERGPHLLHTRELELHLRRHGPPFPNGDTLRAWAEKKPGREGWAAWLAARLDTIPAQDERDAPDHLALHLALAEAFAAGHGDGASQLWQRDAGRKAQEVLTEFGAHAAAAGTLSPLDYLSLFEGIIGGAEVRNPVTGHPLVRFWGTLESRVQGAEVVILGGLNEGSWPEVPSPDPWMNRSMRHKAGLLLPERRIGLSAHDYQQAVAGAEVVLSRASRSEDAATVPSRWINRLTNLMNGLPSNGGPEALAAMRARGALWVAKAARLSAPDRAVPPAPRPSPRPPVEARPKRLSVTQIQTLIRDPYAIYARNVLRLSALDPLVPEPDAPLRGIIIHSALERFIKAGHDPADPATRDQLVATARDALTDSCPWPAQRQLWLAGFERVADWFLETEVARRAVGTPSHFELRGKVHLGDPDFTLSCLADRLDLTEGGELILYDYKTGKPPTEKQQISFDRQLLLEAAMAARGAFAEVGPRRTVIAEFIGLGSSPAIVPAPMDEAPPDQVWEEFRALIRAWADPNRGYSARARAFTEESVGDYDHLARRGEWDGATDFTPEDIQ; via the coding sequence ATGATCTTCCCAGAGTCGACCGGCCCGCGTGTCTTCGCGCTGCCGCCCGGTGTCGATTTCGGAACCGAGCTGGTGCGCGGGCTGAGGGAACGGTCGTCGCACCTCCCGCCCGAGCATGTCGCCCGGATCGAGCTCTATCTCAACACGCGGCGGATGCAGCGCCGGATCCGCGATGTCTACGATGCCGGGCCGCCGATGCTGCTGCCCCGGTTGCGGCTGGTCACCGACCTCGCGCTTGCGCCCGTTCCGGGCCTCACACCGCCCGTCGGCAAGATGCAGAGACGGCTTGAGATCGTGCGCCTCGTCGCTGCCCTGCTTGACGCGGATCCGACGCTTGCACCGCGCTCGGCCCTGTTCGACCTCGCCGACAGCCTGTCCGGCCTGCTGGACGAGATGCAGGGCGAAGGCGTCGACCCCGATACGCTCCGCCAGCTCGACGTGTCCGACCAGTCGGAACACTGGCAGCGGACCCTGACCTTCCTGAACATCGTCGAACCCTACTTCGCCGGCGCTGTTGGTGCGGAGGCGCGGCAGCGTGCCGCCGTCGAACGCCTGTCCGCGCAATGGACCGAGGCACCGCCCGGCCAGCCGATGCTGATCGCGGGGTCGACCGGGTCGCGCGGGGCCACCGCGATGTTCATGGAAGCCGTCGCCAGACTGCCGCAGGGGGCCATCGTGCTGCCCGGCTTCGATTTCGATCTGCCCCGGTCCGTCTGGGAGTCGATGACCGACGGCATGAGCGCGGAGGACCATCCGCAATACCGCTTCCGCGCGCTGTTCGACCGGCTTGGCCTATCGCGGCGCGATGTAGAGCCTTGGACGGATGCCGAGCCGGCGAGCGCCTCGCGCAATCGGCTGATCTCGCTCAGCCTGCGGCCCGCCCCCGTGACCGATGCGTGGCAAATCGAAGGTCCGGAGCTTCGGGACATCGAAGGCGCTACCTCGCGCGTGACGCTGATCGAGGCGCCGAGCCCCCGGTCGGAGGCCGAGACGATCGCCCTCGTCATGCGAGATGCGGTTGAACAGGGCCGGTCCGTCTCGCTGATCTCGCCCGACCGGATGCTGACGCGGCAGGTCGAAGCGGCGCTCGATCGCTGGCTGATCGTACCCGACGACAGCGCGGGCCAGCCCTTGTCGCAAACGCCGACCGGTCGCTTCCTGCGGCATGTCGGCGGATTGCTGACACACCGGTTGACGTCCGAGGCGCTGCTGACGCTGCTGAAGCATCCGCTCTGCCACGGGGGCAGCGAACGCGGGCCGCACCTCCTCCACACCCGTGAGCTGGAGCTTCACCTCCGCCGCCACGGGCCGCCCTTCCCGAACGGCGACACCCTGCGCGCCTGGGCCGAGAAAAAGCCGGGCCGCGAGGGTTGGGCCGCGTGGCTGGCGGCGAGACTAGACACGATTCCTGCGCAGGACGAGCGTGACGCGCCCGATCACCTCGCCCTTCACCTTGCGCTCGCCGAAGCGTTTGCCGCCGGTCATGGCGACGGCGCGAGCCAGCTCTGGCAGCGGGACGCCGGCCGCAAGGCGCAGGAGGTGCTGACCGAATTCGGCGCCCACGCGGCAGCCGCCGGCACGCTGTCGCCGCTCGACTACCTGTCGCTGTTCGAAGGCATCATCGGCGGTGCCGAAGTCCGCAACCCGGTGACCGGGCATCCGCTCGTCCGCTTCTGGGGCACGCTCGAGTCCCGCGTGCAGGGGGCGGAGGTCGTGATCCTCGGCGGCCTCAACGAGGGAAGCTGGCCGGAAGTGCCGAGCCCGGATCCGTGGATGAACCGGTCGATGCGGCACAAAGCGGGTCTGTTGCTGCCCGAACGTCGCATTGGCCTTTCTGCGCATGACTACCAGCAGGCGGTCGCGGGGGCGGAAGTCGTCCTCAGCCGCGCGTCCCGGTCGGAGGATGCGGCGACCGTGCCGTCGCGCTGGATCAACCGGCTTACGAACCTGATGAACGGCCTGCCGTCGAACGGCGGGCCAGAGGCATTGGCGGCGATGCGGGCGCGCGGCGCGCTTTGGGTCGCGAAGGCGGCACGCCTGTCGGCCCCCGACCGCGCGGTCCCGCCTGCGCCGCGTCCTTCGCCTCGTCCGCCGGTGGAGGCGAGACCGAAACGCCTGTCGGTGACCCAGATCCAGACACTGATCCGGGACCCTTACGCGATCTACGCCCGCAACGTACTGCGCCTCTCCGCGCTCGATCCTCTCGTGCCGGAGCCGGATGCGCCCCTGCGCGGGATCATCATCCACAGCGCGCTCGAGCGTTTCATCAAGGCGGGGCACGACCCGGCGGATCCGGCGACGCGTGATCAGCTTGTCGCGACCGCGCGGGACGCATTGACCGACTCCTGCCCGTGGCCGGCGCAGCGGCAGCTTTGGCTTGCCGGGTTCGAGAGGGTCGCGGACTGGTTCCTCGAGACAGAGGTCGCACGGCGCGCCGTCGGGACACCGTCGCATTTCGAGCTTCGCGGCAAGGTTCACCTCGGGGACCCGGACTTCACGCTGTCCTGCCTCGCCGATCGGCTCGACCTGACCGAGGGGGGCGAGCTGATCCTCTACGATTACAAGACGGGCAAGCCGCCGACCGAGAAGCAGCAAATCAGCTTCGACCGGCAGCTTCTGCTGGAGGCGGCGATGGCCGCGCGCGGCGCATTCGCCGAGGTCGGACCCCGCCGCACTGTGATCGCGGAGTTCATCGGGCTTGGCAGTTCTCCCGCGATCGTGCCCGCGCCGATGGACGAGGCCCCGCCGGACCAGGTGTGGGAAGAGTTCCGCGCCCTGATCCGGGCCTGGGCAGACCCGAACAGGGGGTATTCCGCCCGCGCACGGGCCTTCACGGAAGAGTCGGTCGGCGACTACGACCACCTCGCCCGGCGCGGCGAATGGGACGGCGCGACGGACTTCACGCCGGAGGACATTCAATGA